GGTTGATCTCGGCCGGTGGATTCTGGCCATCGCCATCGAGCGTGGCGACCCAGGGGTAACGGGCTGCGCCGACACCACGGTGCACGGCGGTCGATTGACCGCAGTTGCGGGCCAGCCGGATGCCGCGCACATGGCCGGCGTGGCGCGCGATGGCATGGTGAATCTCGTCGTCGGTGCCATCGCTGCTGCCATCGTCGACAAAGATCGCCTCGAAGGTGCAGCGGCCATCGAGCGCGGCGACGATCTCGGCCGCCAGCGGGGCGATGTTGGCCCGCTCATCCTTGACCGGAATGACCACAGACAGCGACAGGCTCGGGCTGGATGGATGCGGGGCGACCATTGGCAGTGGCAGGTGACAGGGTGACAAGGAACGCCCTGCTGCGTGCAGCAGGGCGCCGGCATTGTACTCCGAAACCCGATCCGGCTGTCAGCCATGGCGGGTGGTGCGGTCGTTGGCCGGGTGAAAACCGCAGCGGTGAAGTGCGCGCGAATCGGTATAATCGACGCCACCCTCACTGCCTGGAGTGGCCGCGCTTGCCTCATCTGCCCTCTCTCCCGCCATCGGCCGACCGCTCCGCCCGTCGGGTCGCTGCGTGGAGCGCGACATGAACCCGTGGCTGGCCGTGGCGGTCGGCGGCGCGCTCGGCTCGATGGCCCGTTTCGCGGTCGGCACCTGGGTCGCGGCCGGGCTCGGCAGCCGCTTTCCCTATGGCACGCTGCTGGTCAATCTGCTCGGCTGCCTGCTGATGGGGCTGCTGGTGGTGCTGATCGACGAGCGCTGGGCAGTGCCGCCGCAGTGGCGGGCCTTTGCGCTGGTGGGGCTGCTGGGTGGCTTCACCACCTTCTCCTCCTTTTCGCTCGAGGCCTACACCCTGCTGCGCACCCAGCAGTGGCTCGCGGCCCTGCTCTATGTGGCCGGCAGCCTGCTGCTGGGGCTGCTGGCGCTGGCGGTCGGCATCGCACTGGCACGCCGTTTCTGAACGGCATCGACCTCTATCCATCCCTGTATCCATGACCTGTGACTGATCAAGAAAATGTTGGACCCCAAGAGATTTCGCACTGAACTGGATGAACTGGCGGCCCGTCTCGCCAGCCGCAACTTCACGCTGGATGTCGAGCAGATCCGTCGGCTTGAGGCGCGCCGCAAGGCGTTGCAGGTCGATACCGAGGCGCTGCAGAACGACCGCAACCGCCAGGCCAAGGAGATCGGTCAGGCCAAACGTGACGGGCGCGATGTCGCGGCGCTGCTGGCCGCCGGCGAAGATCTCGGCGAGCGGCTGACCGCGCTGCAGCAGGAGTTGAGTGCGGTGCAGGAGGCGCTCGAACAGATTCTGCTCGGTGTGCCCAACCTGCCCCATGCCTCGGTACCGATCGGCCGTGGCGAGGCGGACAACCAGGAGCAGTCGCGCTGGGGCGAACCGCGCCGCTTCGACTTCACGCCGCTCGACCATGTCGCGCTGGGCGCCGGGGCGGGAATGGATTTCGAGGCCGGCGCCAAGCTGACCGGCGCCCGCTTCGTGGTGCTCGAAGGGGGGCTGGCGCGGCTGCATCGGGCACTGATCCAGTTCATGCTCGATCTGCACACCGGCGAACATGGCTACCGCGAGCTCTACGTGCCTTACATCGTCAATGCCGATTCGCTGCGTGGCACCGGTCAGTTGCCGAAGTTCGAGGCCGATCTGTTCAAGCTGGTCGGCGAGGAGAACTACTATCTGATTCCCACCGCCGAGGTGCCGGTCACCAATCTCGCCCGCGACCGCATCGTCGAGGCCGAGCAGCTGCCGTTGAAATGGGTCTGCCACACCCCCTGTTTTCGCAGCGAGGCGGGCAGCCATGGCCGCGACACCCGCGGGATGATCCGCCAGCACCAGTTCGAGAAGGTCGAGCTGGTGCAACTGGTGGCGGCCGAGGCCTCCCATGACGCACTCGAAGTTCTGACCGGCCACGCCGAAGCCGTGCTGCAACGGCTCGAACTGCCTTACCGCAAGATGGTGCTCTGCACCGGCGACATCGGTTTTTCGGCTGCCAAGACCTATGACCTCGAAGTTTGGCTGCCAAGCCAGAACTGCTATCGGGAGATCTCCTCCTGCAGCAACTTCGAGGATTTCCAGACCCGGCGGATGCAGGCGCGACAGCGCCATCCGGTCAGCCGCAAGCCCGAGCTGCTGCACAGCCTCAATGGCTCGGGGCTGGCAGTGGGCCGCACATTGCTGGCGCTGATGGAGAACTTCCAGCAGGCCGACGGCAGCATCGTGCTGCCCGATGCACTGCGTCCCTACCTGGGTGGCATGGCGCGGCTCGACCTCGAGCGTGCGGGCTGACGCAGCCATGGACTATCTGCCGATCTGCATCGACTTGCGTGGCCGCCACTGCCTGCTGGTCGGTGGCGGCGAGGTGGCGCGGCGCAAGGTCGAGACCCTGCTGCGCGCTGGCGCGACGCTGCGGCTGGTGGCGCCAGCGATCGACCCCGGCCTGGATGAACTGGTGCGGCAGCAGGGCGGCGAACTGCGGTTGCGGGCGTTCGAGCCACGGGATGTCGATGACGTCTGGCTGGCGGTGGCCGCCACCGACGATGAAGCGGTCAACCGTCAGGTCCGCGACGTGGCACGGCAGCGGGGGGTGCTGGTCAATGTGGTCGATCAGCCGGCGCTGTGTGACTTCATCTTTCCATCGATCATCGACCGCGACCCAATGGTCATCGCGGTGTCGAGCGGTGGCCGGGCGCCGCTGCTGGCCCGGCTGCTGCGGGCCCGGCTCGAAACCACCATTCCGGCCGGCTACGGGCGGCTGGCGGCCTGGATGGGCCGGTTCCGCCCGCAGGTGAAGGCGCAGATTGCCGGCGGGGCTGCCCGCCGCCGCTTCTGGGAACGGGTGCTGGAGGGCCAGATCGGTGAGACCTTTCTGGCCGGACGCGAGGCCGAAGCCGAGCGGCTGCTGACGGCGTCGCTGACGGCCGGCACGGTCGATGAGGTGGGTGAGGTCTATCTGGTCGGCGCCGGACCCGGTGATCCCGATCTGCTCACCTTCCGCGCCCTGCGGCTGATGCAGAAGGCCGATGTGGTGCTCTATGACCGCCTGGTCGCCGCGCCGATCGTCGATCTGGTGCGCAAGGAGGCCGAGCGCATCCATGTCGGCAAGGAGCGCGACCGCCACACCCTGCCACAGTCACGCATCAACCAGTTGCTGATCGACCTGGCCCGTTCCGGCAAGCGGGTGCTGCGGCTGAAGGGGGGCGACCCCTTCATCTTCGGCCGCGGCGGCGAGGAGATCGAACATCTGGCCGAAGCCGGCATCTCCTTTCAGGTGGTGCCGGGCATCACCGCCGCCTCCGGCTGCGCCAGCTATGCCGGCATTCCGCTGACCCACCGCGACTTTGCCCAGTCGGTGCGCTTCGTGACCGGGCATCTGAAGGATGGCTCTCCCGACCTCAACTGGCCGGAGCTGGCCCATGCCGACCAGACGCTGGTCTTCTACATGGGGCTGCTGGGGCTGCCCCACATCTGCCGGCAGCTGGTGGCGCATGGCCTCGACGATCAGACGCCGATCGCGCTGATCCAGCAGGGCACCACGCCGAACCAGCAGGTGTGGGTGGCAACGCTGGCCACCCTGCCGCAACTGCTCGAACGGATCAGACCGCAGCCACCGACACTCGCCATCGTCGGCGGGGTGGTGAGCCTGCATCGGCGGCTGGCCTGGTTCCAGGGTGGCGCGCCGGCTGCGGAGCAGGATCAGTGAGCGGTTGCTGGTGTTACACTGACGCGCCGCTGGCGACGCCCGGCGGATGGCGGAAGTTGATCCTGGTTCGTGAAGAGGAGTTGCAATGATCAGAGGCAGTATCGTTGCCCTGGTGACCCCGATGGCCGACGACGGCCGCGTGTCGTGGAGTGAGCTGGCGGCGCTGGTCGATTTCCATCTGGCGGCCGGCACCCATGCCATTGTCTCGATGGGCACCACCGGCGAGTCGGCGACGCTCGACTTCGATGAACACATCGAGGTGGTGCGGCGCACCGTCGAGCGGGTGCAGGGCCGCATCCCGGTGATTGCCGGCACCGGCGCCAACAGCACCCGCGAGGCGATCGAACTGACTGCCGCCGCCAAACAGGCCGGTGCCGATGCCTGCCTGCTGGTCACGCCCTACTACAACAAGCCGACCCAGCAGGGGCTCTATCTGCACCACCGGGCCATTGCCGAGCAGGTGGAGATTCCGCAGATTCTCTACAACGTTCCCGGCCGCACCGCCTGCGATCTGCTGCCCGAGACCGTGGCCCGGCTGGCGCAACTGCCCAACATCATCGGCATCAAGGAGGCCACCGGCAGCATCGAGCGGGCCAGGGAGATCCTGGCCTGCTGTCCGGCGCCCTTCATGCTCTATTGCGGCGATGACGCCATTGCCATCGAGCTGATTCTGCTGGGCGCCCAGGGCAACATCTCGGTCACCGCCAACGTGGCGCCGCGGCAGATGGCCGAGGCCTGCGCGGCGGCCCTGGCCGGCGATGCAGCGCGCGCGCGGCAGATCGACCGGGCACTGGCCCCGCTGCACCGTGATCTCTTCATCGAATCGAACCCGATTCCGGTCAAGTGGGCACTGCACGAGATGGGGCTGATTTCCGCCGGCATCCGGCTGCCGCTGACACCGCTCTCACCGCAGCATCGGCCCCAGCTGCGCCAGGCGTTGCAGCAGGCCGAACTGCTCGATCGGACTGACTGAGTGCCATCGGCACGGCATGAAGGGTTTTCGTGATACGCATTGAACTGGATCGATAAAAACATGAACACTGTTGCCAAAGGCTGGGTCGGCCTGCTGCTGCTCGGTGCGCTGACCGGATGTGGAACCGGTCTGGTGCGTGACCGCTACTACGACTACCTCGATGCCGAA
Above is a genomic segment from Pseudomonadales bacterium containing:
- the crcB gene encoding fluoride efflux transporter CrcB translates to MNPWLAVAVGGALGSMARFAVGTWVAAGLGSRFPYGTLLVNLLGCLLMGLLVVLIDERWAVPPQWRAFALVGLLGGFTTFSSFSLEAYTLLRTQQWLAALLYVAGSLLLGLLALAVGIALARRF
- a CDS encoding 4-hydroxy-tetrahydrodipicolinate synthase — translated: MIRGSIVALVTPMADDGRVSWSELAALVDFHLAAGTHAIVSMGTTGESATLDFDEHIEVVRRTVERVQGRIPVIAGTGANSTREAIELTAAAKQAGADACLLVTPYYNKPTQQGLYLHHRAIAEQVEIPQILYNVPGRTACDLLPETVARLAQLPNIIGIKEATGSIERAREILACCPAPFMLYCGDDAIAIELILLGAQGNISVTANVAPRQMAEACAAALAGDAARARQIDRALAPLHRDLFIESNPIPVKWALHEMGLISAGIRLPLTPLSPQHRPQLRQALQQAELLDRTD
- the cobA gene encoding uroporphyrinogen-III C-methyltransferase, whose product is MDYLPICIDLRGRHCLLVGGGEVARRKVETLLRAGATLRLVAPAIDPGLDELVRQQGGELRLRAFEPRDVDDVWLAVAATDDEAVNRQVRDVARQRGVLVNVVDQPALCDFIFPSIIDRDPMVIAVSSGGRAPLLARLLRARLETTIPAGYGRLAAWMGRFRPQVKAQIAGGAARRRFWERVLEGQIGETFLAGREAEAERLLTASLTAGTVDEVGEVYLVGAGPGDPDLLTFRALRLMQKADVVLYDRLVAAPIVDLVRKEAERIHVGKERDRHTLPQSRINQLLIDLARSGKRVLRLKGGDPFIFGRGGEEIEHLAEAGISFQVVPGITAASGCASYAGIPLTHRDFAQSVRFVTGHLKDGSPDLNWPELAHADQTLVFYMGLLGLPHICRQLVAHGLDDQTPIALIQQGTTPNQQVWVATLATLPQLLERIRPQPPTLAIVGGVVSLHRRLAWFQGGAPAAEQDQ
- the serS gene encoding serine--tRNA ligase, coding for MLDPKRFRTELDELAARLASRNFTLDVEQIRRLEARRKALQVDTEALQNDRNRQAKEIGQAKRDGRDVAALLAAGEDLGERLTALQQELSAVQEALEQILLGVPNLPHASVPIGRGEADNQEQSRWGEPRRFDFTPLDHVALGAGAGMDFEAGAKLTGARFVVLEGGLARLHRALIQFMLDLHTGEHGYRELYVPYIVNADSLRGTGQLPKFEADLFKLVGEENYYLIPTAEVPVTNLARDRIVEAEQLPLKWVCHTPCFRSEAGSHGRDTRGMIRQHQFEKVELVQLVAAEASHDALEVLTGHAEAVLQRLELPYRKMVLCTGDIGFSAAKTYDLEVWLPSQNCYREISSCSNFEDFQTRRMQARQRHPVSRKPELLHSLNGSGLAVGRTLLALMENFQQADGSIVLPDALRPYLGGMARLDLERAG